A region of Spodoptera frugiperda isolate SF20-4 chromosome 26, AGI-APGP_CSIRO_Sfru_2.0, whole genome shotgun sequence DNA encodes the following proteins:
- the LOC118264649 gene encoding uncharacterized protein LOC118264649: MNKVNIERLIDMIHEHKCLWDQNDSSYRKRGFQDTAWLKISKEMKIPVDTLKKKWRGLRDTFGIELKKVDNRINSGEATTETESKWAHYKHMLFLRNIMRSRNNQNRSIRVPQSSETFLPECIKGEEETNISSFSDNYQPSPSPCQSSTIAFTPLQIEDDNLKCFPEITYDSDAQFLMSLLPFLRDVPKHRKLQVRAKLQQVFIDDFDVHNPDPIQC, from the exons ATGAATAAAGTGAACATAGAAAGGTTAATTGACATGATCCACGAACATAAATGTTTATGGGATCAGAATGATTCGAGTTATCGTAAGCGTGGGTTTCAGGATACAGCATGGCTTAAAATATCTAAAGAAATGAAAATACCTG TTGATACACTAAAAAAGAAGTGGCGCGGGCTAAGGGACACTTTCGGGATAGAACTAAAGAAAGTCGACAACAGAATTAATTCTGGTGAAGCTACTACAGAAACTGAATCTAAATGGGCCCACTACAAGCACATGTTGTTTCTACGAAACATTATGAGGTCTCGAAACAACCAAAACAGAAGCATACGAGTACCACAATCGAGTGAGACTTTTCTGCCCGAATGTATTAAGGGAGAAGAAGAAACAAACATAAGTTCCTTTTCCGATAACTACCAACCTTCGCCATCGCCCTGCCAGTCTTCCACAATAGCCTTCACACCACTACAAATTGAAGATGACAACTTAAAATGCTTTCCAGAAATCACATACGACTCGGATGCCCAGTTCCTAATGAGCCTCTTACCATTTTTAAGAGATGTCCCTAAACATCGGAAATTACAAGTTCGAGCAAAATTACAGCAAGTCTTTATAGATGACTTCGATGTTCACAATCCTGATCCAATACAATGTTGA